One window from the genome of Cryptomeria japonica chromosome 6, Sugi_1.0, whole genome shotgun sequence encodes:
- the LOC131029407 gene encoding GDSL esterase/lipase At2g23540-like, which produces MRPVMRIIWSLGVIITMGVAESNEIPFFIFGDSLADAGNNNYIASLSKADFPPYGIDFTLSGGRPTGRFTNGKTIPDIIGLSIGKTMLPQPYLAPTTKGALILPGVNYASGASGILNVTGSLFAARIVLQQQVEYFETTRMELVDMLTEAGAIKFLEKSVFTVTTGSNDYLINYLLPVSPMRARYTPDEFQEELISQLGVLLMRLFSLGARKFAIAGIGPLGCTPFELSLNKSTNGICISQSNNLVVNYNSRLKQLITQLNSSLPDSHFVYLNTYDVVMDLLQNYQKYGFENPNTACCGAGGQFRGIVSCLPNIGFCNSDRSRYIFWDAYHPTEATNTLVAKKFLDGTPKESFPINLRQLFSI; this is translated from the exons ATGAGGCCAGTGATGAGAATAATATGGAGCCTTGGAGTTATTATAACAATGGGAGTTGCAGAATCGAATGAAATCCCTTTCTTCATATTTGGTGACTCTCTGGCGGACGCAGGCAACAACAATTACATTGCCTCCCTCTCAAAAGCTGATTTCCCCCCTTATGGAATTGATTTCACACTTTCAGGGGGCAGACCCACGGGCCGTTTCACCAATGGCAAAACAATCCCCGACATCATTG GGCTTAGCATTGGGAAGACAATGTTACCCCAACCATACTTGGCACCCACTACCAAAGGAGCTCTCATACTTCCTGGAGTGAACTACGCATCAGGGGCATCTGGAATCCTCAATGTCACTGGATCTCTCTTC GCCGCGCGTATTGTACTGCAGCAACAAGTTGAGTACTTCGAAACAACGAGGATGGAACTCGTCGATATGCTAACCGAAGCCGGTGCTATCAAGTTCCTTGAGAAATCAGTATTTACCGTGACAACAGGCTCAAATGATTATCTCATTAACTATCTTTTACCTGTCTCACCCATGAGGGCTCGTTACACACCAGATGAGTTCCAGGAGGAGCTTATATCTCAGCTAGGCGTTTTACTTATG AGATTGTTCAGTTTAGGGGCCAGGAAGTTTGCTATAGCAGGAATCGGGCCTCTGGGATGCACACCTTTTGAATTGTCTTTAAACAAATCTACGAATGGTATATGTATTTCTCAGTCCAATAATCTGGTAGTGAACTATAACAGCCGTTTGAAACAGCTTATTACCCAGCTAAATTCCAGTCTACCTGATTCTCATTTTGTGTATCTCAATACTTACGACGTTGTGATGGACCTCCTCCAAAACTACCAGAAGTACG GTTTTGAGAATCCTAATACTGCATGCTGTGGAGCTGGTGGGCAGTTCAGAGGAATAGTTTCGTGCCTGCCAAACATAGGATTCTGCAACAGTGATCGATCTAGATATATATTTTGGGACGCTTATCACCCAACGGAGGCCACCAATACTCTTGTAGCCAAGAAATTCTTGGATGGAACTCCAAAAGAGTCTTTTCCTATAAACTTGAGACAACTCTTCTCCatttga